A section of the Engystomops pustulosus chromosome 3, aEngPut4.maternal, whole genome shotgun sequence genome encodes:
- the LOC140120896 gene encoding uncharacterized protein has translation MFPTDLYNEEISAERCPRPLLPQDCPEEDPMEDQDKDLEASTTTIKEEETDVSGDEECKEDVPTDSPPDVGIGSSEGELISLNLKIEDCDMKQEPHEEPKPPTDVPPALDRTDLSSYPTQVQSSDPSQSLQRDKTHNPPKTFLCLECNKCFTSKSSLNLHKKIHTGEKPFQCSECGKSFKRKGHLDLHKKMHTGEKPYPCPECGKAFKRKPDLVIHQRTHAAEKPHTCSECGKSFKVASYLARHKAVHTGEKPFQCSECGKGFKKKTHLVTHLRTHTEEKPFSCPECGKCFKIQAHLTKHKIIHTGEKPFQCSQCGESFKMKKLLQIHQKIHTGEQPFSCSECEKVFIQKWELIRHQRTHTGEKPFNCSECGKGFRCRTVLINHQRTHTGEKPFSCPECGKCYRVKSNLLRHIRIHTGEKPFPCPECGKCYRVKSLLVRHIRIHTGEKPFSCPECGKCFIEKADLVRHIRIHTGKKSYPCIQCNKCFNTKSSLKAHKRIHTGKRPHSCSDCKKCFIRKSELLRHRKTHTGERPFPCLECGKSFRWKKDLVNHQRIHTGETPFFCPECGKGFKRKPDLLTHQSIHTGEKPFSCPECGKCFRVQSQLAKHKRIHTGEKPFQCSECGKCFRLQSHLAKHRRIHTGEKPFRCSECVKGFKTKANLVVHQRIHTVEKPYSCPECEKGFIHKWELIRHQRIHTGEKPFQCSECGKSFRWKKDVINHQRIHTGQVQNEESYTAESFC, from the exons GATAAAGATCTGGAAGCATCGACCACAACGATAAAAGAAGAAGAGACAGATGTGAGCGGTGATGAGGAGTGTAAGGAGGACGTCCCTACAGATAGCCCTCCAG ATGTTGGTATCGGGAGCTCGGAGGGAGAACTCATTTCTTTAAATCTTAAAATAGAGGATTGTGATATGAAACAAGAACCACACGAAGAGCCTAAACCTCCCACCGATGTGCCTCCAGCCCTTGATAGAACAGATCTGTCGTCTTATCCGACACAAGTCCAGTCTTCAGACCCGTCACAAAGTCTTCAGCGAGATAAAACTCACAATCCGCCAAAGACATTTCTATGTCTAGAATGTAACAAATGTTTTACTTCAAAATCATCActaaatttacataaaaaaattcacacaggagagaagccgtttcaatgttcagaatgtggaaaaagttttaaaaggaaAGGACATCTTGATCTACATAAAAAAAtgcacacgggagagaagccataccCCTGTCCAGAATGCGGGAAAGCATTTAAAAGGAAGCCAGATCTTGTTATCCATCAGAGAACTCACGCCGCGGAGAAGCCACatacatgttcagaatgtgggaaatcttttaAAGTGGCATCATATCTTGCTAGACATAAAGCAGTTCACACCGGCGAAAAGCCATTtcaatgttcagaatgtggaaaaggttttaaaaagaaaacacatcTTGTTACTcatctgagaactcacacagaggagaagccattttcatgtccagaatgtgggaaatgtttcaaaaTTCAAGCACACCTCACGAAACATAAaataattcacacaggagagaagccatttcaaTGTTCACAATGTGGAGAaagttttaaaatgaaaaaacttCTGCAAATACATCAGAAAATTCATACAGGGGAACAGCCGTTCTCCTGTTCAGAATGTGAGAAAGTTTTCATCCAAAAGTGGGAACTTAttcgacatcagagaactcacacaggagagaagccgtttaaTTGTTcggaatgtggaaaaggttttagaTGCAGAACAGTTCTTATtaaccatcagagaactcacacaggggagaagccgttttcatgtccagaatgtgggaaatgttatagagTGAAATCAAATCTTCTTAGACAtataagaattcacacaggggagaagccatttccatgtccagaatgtgggaaatgttatagagTGAAATCGCTCCTTGTTAGACAtataagaattcacacaggggagaagccgttttcatgtccagaatgtgggaaatgttttatagaGAAAGCAGATCTTGTTAGACAtataagaattcacacagggaagAAATCCTA TCcgtgtatacaatgtaacaagtgTTTTAATACAAAATCATCACTAAAAGCACataaaagaattcacacagggaagAGGCCGCACTCGTGTTCAGATTGTAAGAAATGTTTCATTCGCAAGTCGGAGCTTCTGAGACATCGGAAAACTCACACCGGGGAGAGGCCGTTTCCttgtttagaatgtgggaaaagttttagaTGGAAAAAAGATTTAGttaaccatcagagaattcacacgggggagactCCGTTTTtttgtccagaatgtgggaaggGTTTTAAAAGAAAACCAGATCTTTTAACCCATCAGAgtattcacactggggagaaaccattttcatgcccagaatgtgggaaatgttttagagtGCAATCACAACTTGCTAAacataagagaattcacacaggggagaagccgtttcaatgttcagaatgtgggaaatgtttcagatTGCAGTCACATCTTGCAAAACACAGAAGAATTCACACTGGAGAAAAGCCGTTTCGATGTTCAGAATGTGTAAAAGGTTTTAAAACGAAAGCAAATCTTgttgtacatcagagaattcacaccgtGGAGAAGCCATACTCCTGTCCAGAATGTGAGAAAGGTTTCATCCACAAGTGGGAGCTtattagacatcagagaattcacacaggagagaagccgtttcaGTGTTCAGAGTGTGGGAAAAGTTTTCGATGGAAAAAAGACGTGATTaatcatcagagaattcacacagggcagGTCCAGAATGAGGAAAGTTATACTGCTGAATCCTTTTGCTAA